The following are encoded together in the Oncorhynchus gorbuscha isolate QuinsamMale2020 ecotype Even-year linkage group LG03, OgorEven_v1.0, whole genome shotgun sequence genome:
- the LOC124021821 gene encoding perlwapin-like — protein sequence MDMNLSARCALVLFLLAFVDLKIVSAAETGDISTSKPGVCPVRQWDVGICAELCSNDSDCPNDEKCCHNGCGHNCIAPNTAKPGVCPRRPWGRGTCAEFCSNDSDCPNDEKCCYNGCGHDCIAPYTAKPGVCPRRRWGVGMCAEFCSNDSDCPNNEKCCYNGCGHNCIAPTQ from the exons ATGGACATGAATTTGTCAGCGCGTTGTGCTTTGGTTCTTTTTCTGTTGGCATTTGTAGATTTGAAAATAGTCTCTGCTGCAGAAACGGGAGACATATCTACAT CAAAGCCTGGAGTGTGCCCTGTTAGACAATGGGACGTGGGGATATGTGCAGAGCTATGTTCCAATGACAGTGACTGCCCCAATGATGAAAAATGCTGCCACAATGGATGTGGGCATAACTGCATTGCACCTAACACAG CAAAGCCTGGAGTGTGCCCTCGTAGACCATGGGGCAGAGGGACGTGTGCAGAGTTCTGTTCCAATGACAGTGACTGCCCCAATGATGAAAAATGCTGCTACAATGGATGTGGGCATGACTGCATTGCACCGTACACAG CAAAGCCTGGAGTGTGCCCTCGTAGACGATGGGGTGTGGGGATGTGTGCAGAGTTCTGTTCCAATGACAGTGACTGCCCCAATAATGAAAAATGCTGCTACAATGGATGTGGGCATAACTGCATTGCACCGACACAG TGA
- the LOC124031890 gene encoding perlwapin-like, translated as MDMNLSARCALVLFLLAFVDLKIVSAAETGGISTAKPGVCPRRRWGIGICAELCFNDSDCPNDEKCCHNGCGHDCIAPYTAKPGVCPRRRWGSGTCAELCSNDSDCPNDEKCCHNGCGRNCIAPTQDKPGVCPVRRWGIGICAELCFNDSDCPNDEKCCHNGCGHNCIAPYTAKPGVCPRRRWGSGTCAEFCSNDSDCPNDEKCCHNGCGHNCIAPTQ; from the exons ATGGACATGAATTTGTCAGCGCGTTGTGCTTTGGTTCTTTTTCTGTTGGCATTTGTAGATTTGAAAATAGTCTCTGCTGCAGAAACGGGAGGCATATCTACAG CAAAGCCTGGAGTGTGCCCTCGTAGACGATGGGGCATAGGGATATGTGCAGAGTTATGTTTCAATGACAGTGACTGCCCCAATGATGAAAAATGCTGCCACAATGGATGTGGGCATGACTGCATTGCACCTTACACAG CAAAGCCTGGAGTGTGCCCTCGTAGACGATGGGGTTCAGGGACGTGTGCAGAGTTATGTTCCAATGACAGTGACTGCCCCAATGATGAAAAATGCTGCCACAATGGATGTGGGCGTAACTGCATTGCACCGACACAG gacaag CCTGGAGTGTGCCCTGTTAGACGATGGGGCATAGGGATATGTGCAGAGTTATGTTTCAATGACAGTGACTGTCCCAATGATGAAAAATGCTGCCACAATGGATGTGGGCATAACTGCATTGCACCGTACACAG CAAAGCCTGGAGTGTGCCCTCGTAGACGATGGGGTTCAGGGACGTGTGCAGAGTTCTGTTCCAATGACAGTGACTGCCCCAATGATGAAAAATGCTGCCACAATGGATGTGGGCATAACTGCATTGCACCGACACAG